The proteins below are encoded in one region of Clostridium pasteurianum DSM 525 = ATCC 6013:
- a CDS encoding MDR family MFS transporter, with protein MDNTTSLKVTNRNAIVIVFIIGAFVTILNQTLLVTALPHIMRSFNITADKVQWLTTAFMLVNGIFIPVTAFLIEKYSTRTLFMSFMGIFVIGTLVAALAPNFSVLLIARILQAVGAGGIMPLMQTVFLVIFPKEKRGTAMGMMGLVIAFAPAIGPTLSGWIVDRFSWHYLFYIILPIAIIDVIIAIFILKNVTEQRKIKLDILSVILSSLGFGGILYGFSTAGSNGWSDKWVIAAILVGLISMLLFVLRQLKQERPLLELRVFKNRTFTITTILGMISFASMMGLETILPMYTQNLRNITAFHSGLMLLPGAIVMGAMSPITGVIFDKIGAKLIGIIGFLILTVTTFFFAFLDLNTSLTFIIIVYAIRMAGISMVMMPLITAGINALPSNLIAHATAVNNTFRQVAASIGTAVLITVMTNAAKNSASKNPLNAMVTGMDAAFLGAAILACAGLVLIFALKQENKNKEAKEVVEEIKVG; from the coding sequence ATGGATAATACAACATCTTTAAAGGTAACTAATCGTAATGCCATTGTTATTGTATTTATTATTGGAGCATTTGTTACAATTTTAAATCAGACTTTACTTGTGACGGCTTTACCTCATATTATGAGAAGTTTCAATATTACAGCAGATAAAGTTCAGTGGCTCACTACAGCATTTATGCTGGTAAATGGTATATTTATTCCTGTAACAGCTTTTCTTATTGAAAAATATTCAACCAGAACATTATTTATGTCATTTATGGGCATTTTTGTTATAGGAACTTTAGTAGCAGCTTTAGCACCAAATTTTTCAGTTTTATTGATTGCACGTATATTGCAAGCTGTTGGTGCTGGAGGTATTATGCCGCTTATGCAGACTGTATTTCTTGTTATATTTCCAAAGGAAAAACGTGGGACAGCTATGGGGATGATGGGGCTTGTAATTGCTTTTGCACCAGCTATAGGACCTACTTTAAGCGGATGGATTGTAGATAGGTTTTCTTGGCATTATTTATTTTACATCATTTTGCCTATTGCTATAATCGATGTAATTATAGCAATATTTATACTTAAAAATGTAACTGAACAAAGGAAAATTAAATTAGATATTTTATCAGTTATATTATCTTCTTTAGGCTTTGGAGGAATATTATATGGTTTCAGTACTGCTGGTTCAAATGGTTGGTCTGATAAATGGGTAATTGCAGCCATTTTAGTTGGATTAATAAGTATGTTGTTATTTGTACTTAGACAGCTTAAGCAGGAGCGTCCGTTGCTTGAATTAAGAGTATTTAAAAACAGAACTTTTACTATAACAACTATTTTGGGTATGATTTCATTTGCATCAATGATGGGATTAGAAACCATATTGCCTATGTACACACAAAATTTGCGTAATATAACAGCTTTCCATTCTGGATTAATGCTTCTTCCGGGAGCTATTGTAATGGGAGCTATGTCACCTATAACTGGAGTAATATTTGATAAGATTGGTGCAAAACTTATAGGGATTATAGGATTTTTAATTTTAACTGTCACTACTTTTTTCTTTGCCTTTTTAGATTTAAATACATCACTGACTTTTATTATAATTGTATATGCAATACGTATGGCTGGAATATCAATGGTAATGATGCCGCTTATAACTGCTGGTATTAATGCTCTGCCAAGTAACCTAATAGCACATGCTACAGCTGTAAATAATACTTTCCGTCAGGTGGCTGCTTCAATTGGTACAGCTGTCCTAATAACTGTAATGACAAATGCAGCTAAAAATAGTGCTTCTAAAAATCCCCTTAATGCTATGGTAACTGGAATGGATGCTGCATTTCTAGGTGCTGCTATTTTAGCTTGTGCAGGATTAGTGTTGATTTTTGCATTGAAGCAGGAGAATAAAAATAAAGAAGCTAAAGAGGTAGTAGAAGAAATAAAAGTAGGATAG
- a CDS encoding DUF554 domain-containing protein — translation MPIGVIINALSVLLGGLIGAFLGDKIPERVRKALPLTFGAASMAMGINLIMKMHTMPAVILALILGSAIGELIKLEKGIEWCAERVRKPVERIFSSKGNIDNQKEFMEKFVGIVVLFCASGTGIFGALNEGMTGDHSVLIAKSFLDFFTAAIFATALGYIVLTICIPQFIILIGLFLSAALILPMTTPAMVADFTACGGIIMLATGFRISGIKAFPIANMLPALVIVMPISHLWTNFVK, via the coding sequence ATGCCGATTGGAGTTATAATTAATGCCCTTTCAGTACTTTTGGGAGGCCTAATTGGAGCATTTTTAGGAGATAAAATTCCAGAACGAGTACGCAAAGCATTACCCCTTACTTTTGGAGCAGCATCAATGGCCATGGGAATAAATTTGATAATGAAAATGCATACAATGCCTGCAGTAATATTAGCCTTAATTCTTGGAAGTGCCATAGGTGAACTAATTAAGCTTGAAAAGGGAATTGAGTGGTGTGCAGAACGTGTGCGTAAACCAGTTGAAAGAATATTTTCTAGTAAGGGAAATATAGATAATCAAAAAGAATTTATGGAAAAGTTTGTTGGTATAGTGGTTTTATTTTGTGCCAGTGGGACAGGTATCTTTGGTGCATTAAATGAAGGCATGACTGGCGATCATTCGGTATTAATAGCAAAATCCTTCCTTGATTTTTTCACAGCAGCAATTTTTGCAACAGCTCTTGGATACATAGTTTTAACTATTTGCATTCCGCAGTTTATTATATTGATAGGTTTGTTTTTAAGTGCAGCACTTATACTGCCAATGACTACACCAGCAATGGTTGCAGATTTTACTGCTTGTGGCGGCATTATAATGCTTGCAACAGGTTTTCGCATAAGTGGTATAAAGGCCTTTCCAATTGCAAATATGTTACCTGCGCTTGTAATAGTGATGCCAATATCACATTTGTGGACCAACTTTGTAAAATAA
- a CDS encoding glycoside hydrolase family 68 protein — translation MSYYQNSSNRGGRRDNKGNNRNYAKSRACRQSFPVQGPNGEGKQESIIVGGGPNRNFPSAVGAGQQITSFRNFSEKNIEDFCCYDPCKDYRRCLREHVNATPSSWTREQAELIRLTPNNTAPVIEIPDPFVRTSPDVWIWDTWPLTTRDGSIAVLPGGWRVIFALTAPRSVLPGKRHDVARIDYFYSRNGLDWIEGGAVFPEGASLGTREWAGSAFVEDDRIHFFYTAVGRRGENTITFEQRLAYTTGEVFSDLNGVIFDNWSPHQIILEPDGVLYQTLEQSQGAGGIIYAFRDPYFFKDPATGCEYLLFEGNVAGTVEDIDCGPGVPPEARAFTGNIGIALLRNRDFTEWTLLPALLEATCTNQQTERPHLIVHNGRYLLFTDSHEFTFAPGLKTGPGPDGLYGFVASSLRGNYIPLNQSGLVIANPPQEPFQAYSWFVLPDLSVISFIDNFNLQGIPIQDVGLLPSEFQFAHFGGTLAPTLQLEVTGPATTSIVNELEFGLVMLSQTESPKCIRTRNEVTGQNCDNRPRRICKKDHCKNDPCRCNNRHDSCDDNNKHQDGHNDNHHDCNRRYQNDRYNGNRYDDNRDNGYGDNRDNGYGDNRDDGYDDNRDDGYDDNRDDGYDDNRDDGYDDNRDDGYDDNRDDGYGDNRDDGYDGNQDDGYDSNQDDRYDDNRNDRYVNNQYDGPINDSQYSGNGNNYRNPNLGNKPCGCKNFK, via the coding sequence ATGTCTTATTATCAAAATTCTTCAAATAGAGGTGGCAGAAGAGATAACAAGGGTAACAATAGAAATTATGCTAAATCAAGAGCTTGTCGTCAAAGCTTCCCTGTTCAAGGTCCTAATGGAGAAGGAAAGCAGGAATCCATTATTGTAGGTGGAGGACCTAACCGAAACTTCCCAAGTGCTGTGGGAGCAGGCCAACAGATAACTTCATTCCGTAATTTTAGTGAAAAAAACATTGAAGATTTTTGTTGCTACGATCCTTGCAAAGATTACAGACGCTGCTTACGTGAGCATGTGAATGCCACTCCATCCAGTTGGACACGTGAACAAGCAGAATTAATCAGACTTACACCAAACAATACGGCCCCAGTTATTGAAATTCCTGACCCGTTTGTTCGAACTTCTCCTGACGTATGGATTTGGGATACGTGGCCTTTGACTACAAGAGACGGCTCTATAGCAGTTCTTCCTGGTGGATGGAGAGTTATTTTTGCATTGACTGCTCCACGAAGCGTATTGCCAGGAAAGCGTCATGACGTTGCTAGAATAGATTACTTCTATTCGAGAAATGGCCTTGACTGGATTGAGGGAGGAGCTGTATTCCCAGAGGGTGCATCTTTAGGTACTCGTGAGTGGGCAGGTTCCGCATTTGTGGAGGATGACAGAATTCACTTCTTTTATACAGCGGTAGGAAGAAGGGGAGAAAATACAATAACCTTCGAGCAGCGTCTTGCCTATACTACAGGTGAAGTTTTCTCCGATTTGAATGGAGTTATTTTTGACAACTGGTCACCTCATCAAATTATCCTTGAACCAGATGGTGTTTTGTATCAGACTTTGGAACAATCCCAAGGTGCTGGCGGTATTATTTACGCTTTCCGTGATCCGTATTTCTTTAAAGATCCGGCAACTGGTTGTGAATACTTGCTATTTGAAGGTAATGTTGCAGGTACCGTGGAGGACATTGATTGTGGTCCAGGTGTTCCTCCGGAAGCTAGAGCATTTACCGGTAATATTGGAATTGCACTTCTTCGAAACAGAGATTTTACCGAATGGACACTTCTTCCTGCATTGCTTGAGGCAACTTGTACAAACCAACAGACAGAACGTCCTCATCTAATAGTGCATAACGGACGTTACCTATTATTTACGGACAGTCATGAGTTCACATTTGCTCCAGGATTAAAAACAGGACCAGGACCGGATGGTTTATATGGATTTGTAGCAAGTTCGCTTCGAGGTAACTATATTCCGCTGAATCAAAGTGGTCTTGTCATAGCTAACCCGCCGCAAGAGCCTTTCCAAGCTTATTCTTGGTTTGTTCTTCCTGATTTGTCCGTTATAAGCTTTATAGATAACTTTAACCTGCAGGGTATTCCTATTCAGGATGTTGGACTTCTTCCATCTGAATTCCAATTTGCACACTTTGGAGGTACGCTTGCCCCTACATTGCAGTTGGAGGTTACCGGACCGGCTACGACTAGTATTGTCAATGAATTGGAGTTTGGTTTGGTTATGTTATCTCAAACTGAAAGTCCAAAGTGCATTAGAACTCGCAATGAGGTTACTGGCCAAAACTGTGATAATCGTCCACGCAGAATTTGCAAAAAAGATCATTGTAAAAATGATCCATGTCGTTGTAACAATCGTCATGATTCATGTGATGATAATAATAAGCACCAAGATGGACACAATGACAACCATCATGACTGTAATCGACGCTATCAAAATGATAGATATAACGGTAATAGATATGATGACAATCGAGATAATGGATACGGTGACAATCGAGATAATGGATATGGTGACAATCGAGATGATGGATATGATGACAATCGAGATGATGGATATGATGACAATCGAGATGATGGATATGATGACAATCGAGATGATGGATATGATGACAATCGAGATGATGGATATGATGACAATCGAGATGATGGATACGGTGACAATCGAGACGATGGATATGATGGCAATCAAGATGATGGATATGATAGTAATCAGGATGACAGATACGACGACAATCGGAATGACAGATATGTCAACAATCAATACGATGGTCCTATCAATGACAGTCAATACAGTGGAAACGGCAATAATTATAGAAATCCAAATCTCGGTAATAAACCCTGTGGCTGCAAAAATTTCAAATAA
- a CDS encoding spore germination protein produces the protein MGTNIDEFYDKSTASSQNVNNNISSDNKYSQNQNFSGNIDSDLQQLKEILGGSTDIIYREFQFGNIRKAVLIFIDGFVDTNSIDTNVLQPLINYRGELIRDRNIFISEMANFIQSQIITVSSVNTSNNIQDTVDNVVSGNCALLIDGEKHPLIIDLKKFDKRSVEEPRVEAIVRGPREGFTENLSTNIILVRRRLKTPKLKVDTSSYGRLSKTSVSILYIEGVAKDTLIQEVKKRISEIDVDVMHGSAMIEEIIEDDRFSIFSQFGVTERPDRFASNLSEGHVGIIVDGTPMALLAPGTFIDTMKATEDYYDRYILSSLLSIMRYIFLFMSIFLPGFYIALVSFHQGMIPRPLLLTIAASREGVPFPSFVELFIMQIFFEGLQEASTRLPRIAGQTVSIVGGLAIGQAAIQAGIVSASTVVVVTVTGISTFVIPRQSLVASVRILRFPMLFLASVLGLYGIFIGTFFTLIHMAKLRSFGIPFLSPIAPLKLRDLKDSFVRSPWWTMTFRPDFVENKNSKRMKKNSRSNSSKYNN, from the coding sequence ATGGGAACAAATATAGACGAGTTTTATGATAAATCCACAGCATCATCCCAAAATGTTAATAATAATATTTCCTCGGATAATAAATATTCACAAAATCAAAATTTCAGTGGGAACATAGACAGTGATCTTCAGCAATTGAAGGAGATTCTTGGCGGTTCTACAGATATAATATATAGGGAATTTCAATTCGGTAATATTAGAAAAGCTGTACTGATTTTTATAGATGGATTTGTAGATACTAATTCAATTGATACAAATGTATTACAGCCCTTGATAAATTATAGAGGTGAACTTATAAGGGATAGAAATATCTTTATAAGTGAAATGGCAAACTTCATACAAAGTCAGATAATTACAGTATCAAGTGTAAATACAAGTAATAATATTCAGGATACAGTAGATAATGTGGTTTCAGGAAACTGTGCATTGTTAATAGATGGAGAAAAACATCCCCTAATTATTGATTTAAAAAAGTTTGATAAAAGAAGTGTAGAAGAACCGAGAGTTGAAGCAATAGTAAGGGGACCAAGAGAAGGATTTACTGAGAATTTAAGTACTAATATAATATTAGTGAGAAGAAGACTTAAAACTCCTAAGTTAAAAGTAGATACTTCAAGTTACGGACGTTTGTCAAAAACAAGTGTTTCAATACTTTATATAGAGGGAGTTGCCAAAGATACTTTGATTCAAGAAGTGAAAAAGAGAATATCCGAAATAGATGTAGATGTAATGCATGGCAGTGCAATGATTGAAGAGATAATTGAAGATGATCGTTTCTCTATTTTTTCTCAATTTGGAGTTACAGAAAGGCCTGACAGATTTGCATCAAATCTTAGTGAAGGACATGTGGGCATTATAGTAGATGGTACGCCTATGGCATTATTGGCTCCAGGAACTTTTATTGATACCATGAAAGCTACTGAAGATTATTATGACAGATATATTTTATCTTCTCTTCTTAGTATCATGCGTTATATATTTTTATTTATGAGTATATTTTTACCAGGTTTCTATATTGCACTTGTATCCTTTCATCAGGGTATGATACCAAGGCCACTGCTGCTTACCATTGCAGCTTCAAGGGAAGGTGTTCCTTTTCCATCCTTTGTTGAACTCTTTATTATGCAGATTTTTTTTGAGGGACTTCAGGAAGCAAGTACCCGACTTCCAAGAATAGCAGGTCAGACGGTGAGTATTGTTGGAGGCTTAGCTATAGGTCAGGCGGCTATACAGGCCGGTATTGTGTCAGCTTCAACAGTTGTTGTAGTTACTGTTACTGGAATTTCAACTTTTGTTATACCTAGGCAGAGTTTGGTAGCAAGTGTTCGTATACTTAGATTTCCTATGCTGTTTCTTGCTTCAGTCTTAGGGCTATATGGAATATTTATTGGAACTTTTTTTACATTGATTCATATGGCAAAACTTCGTTCTTTTGGAATTCCATTTTTATCTCCAATAGCTCCTTTAAAATTACGTGATTTGAAAGATTCCTTTGTAAGATCACCTTGGTGGACTATGACTTTTAGACCGGATTTTGTAGAAAATAAAAATTCCAAACGTATGAAGAAAAATTCAAGATCCAATTCTTCCAAATACAATAATTAG
- a CDS encoding Ger(x)C family spore germination protein codes for MKKKRFLLIIIIIIQLTNTGCKFDSTEVSDIAIISGMALDTTENDEIMLSVLIPVTRAANFGGLLSGGSPRQESTTLVSEKGYGIMDAYRKIEKKLSRRLFFSQMGAVFIGENLAKDGILNVMDFISRNSESHLGLYVFVTQSPAVKVLSMQSELERDIVEKFVKQQETGSEFKIDFRELINMVTEEGQEAILPKISLMPLDVSDNNTVKSSGIDGAAVMHKYKMVGCLDEREARGALVLRNEVEPGMIAHVKDKKGGVIGMKIINSETKITPIIRGDQLEIEAKIKAKGYVDENSSGLDLSDAAEVALLQQKLEQKFNETINVALLKLQKDLKSDVLGFGTAVYRKYPKQWNDYYSCRWDEEFTKLKVKVICNVEIPNVGLQGKRFIPDSE; via the coding sequence ATGAAAAAGAAAAGATTTTTATTGATAATTATTATAATTATACAGTTAACAAATACTGGCTGTAAGTTTGATAGTACCGAAGTATCTGATATAGCGATTATATCTGGTATGGCACTAGATACAACGGAAAATGATGAAATTATGCTTTCAGTGCTTATTCCGGTTACTAGAGCTGCAAATTTTGGTGGATTATTATCTGGAGGTTCTCCTAGACAAGAGTCAACTACTTTAGTATCGGAAAAAGGCTATGGCATAATGGATGCTTATAGAAAGATTGAAAAGAAATTATCCAGAAGACTATTTTTCTCTCAAATGGGAGCTGTTTTTATAGGAGAAAATCTTGCAAAAGATGGCATATTAAATGTTATGGACTTTATTTCCAGGAACTCAGAATCTCATTTAGGACTTTATGTGTTTGTCACACAAAGTCCAGCAGTTAAAGTTTTAAGTATGCAATCAGAATTGGAAAGAGATATTGTTGAAAAGTTCGTTAAACAGCAGGAAACTGGAAGTGAGTTTAAGATCGATTTTAGAGAGTTGATAAATATGGTTACTGAAGAAGGTCAGGAGGCTATATTACCCAAAATTTCACTTATGCCTTTAGACGTAAGTGATAATAATACCGTTAAAAGTTCAGGTATAGATGGAGCTGCTGTGATGCATAAATATAAAATGGTTGGATGCTTAGATGAAAGAGAGGCCAGAGGAGCATTAGTACTTAGAAATGAGGTTGAACCTGGAATGATAGCCCATGTTAAAGATAAAAAAGGTGGGGTAATAGGTATGAAAATAATAAATTCAGAGACTAAAATTACTCCAATAATTAGAGGCGATCAATTAGAGATAGAAGCCAAAATCAAAGCCAAAGGCTATGTGGATGAAAATTCCTCAGGGTTAGATTTAAGTGATGCTGCTGAAGTGGCTTTACTTCAACAAAAATTGGAGCAAAAGTTTAATGAAACAATTAATGTAGCTCTTTTAAAATTACAGAAGGATTTAAAATCTGATGTATTGGGATTTGGCACAGCTGTATATAGAAAATATCCTAAACAGTGGAATGATTATTATAGTTGCAGGTGGGATGAGGAGTTCACAAAGTTAAAAGTAAAAGTTATATGTAATGTTGAAATACCTAACGTGGGACTTCAAGGTAAAAGATTTATTCCCGATTCTGAATAA
- a CDS encoding GerAB/ArcD/ProY family transporter, with translation MERISNYQLYILTVFFQTGTNIVFGFGAVAGRDAWISSLISTCVGALLVLLYVSIMHMNPGLSLIQWWPKYFGKCIGSIISWMYIVLIVYQISREVGDLKFLISITILPKTSSLVFLSIFMLLIIYSVYSGIEVIARVAQIAFYLLVSLVIIEMIFLYGSKIMDFSRLMPIAGEGWHTIAKGVWPTGILSFSEGIELAMIWPLVEKPKKILKTTLMGIFTFGFFLTIFDVLAVAALGSSIFKNSLYPLYTLIQQISVGQFITNLDAIGVLYLLTNVFFRMSLYMFAAVRGIQQITPVKNSIIFILPVSIISLCWGIIMSPNISEHIEVAVKYFPYNLSTPLFVALPFILFIVSFIRTKKYKVM, from the coding sequence ATGGAACGTATTTCTAATTACCAACTTTACATATTGACAGTTTTTTTTCAGACAGGTACTAATATTGTATTTGGATTTGGAGCAGTGGCAGGAAGAGATGCTTGGATTTCATCATTAATATCTACTTGTGTAGGGGCTTTACTTGTTTTATTATATGTATCAATAATGCACATGAATCCTGGATTAAGTTTAATACAATGGTGGCCCAAGTATTTTGGAAAATGTATAGGTTCAATTATTTCGTGGATGTATATTGTGTTAATAGTGTATCAAATATCTCGAGAAGTAGGAGATTTAAAGTTTCTCATATCTATTACCATATTACCTAAGACTTCTAGTTTAGTATTTTTAAGTATATTTATGCTTTTAATAATATATTCTGTATATTCGGGTATAGAAGTTATTGCAAGAGTGGCACAAATAGCCTTTTATCTTCTTGTAAGCTTAGTTATAATAGAAATGATTTTTCTCTATGGTTCTAAAATTATGGATTTTAGTAGATTAATGCCTATTGCAGGAGAGGGATGGCATACAATTGCAAAGGGAGTGTGGCCAACAGGTATTCTTTCTTTTAGTGAAGGTATAGAGCTTGCTATGATTTGGCCTTTAGTGGAAAAGCCAAAGAAAATTTTAAAGACTACACTAATGGGGATTTTTACCTTTGGATTTTTTCTTACAATATTTGATGTATTGGCAGTAGCTGCTTTAGGCAGCAGTATATTTAAAAATAGTCTTTATCCTCTATATACTTTAATTCAGCAAATAAGTGTGGGGCAATTTATCACTAATCTAGATGCTATAGGAGTACTGTATTTATTAACTAATGTGTTTTTCAGAATGTCTTTATATATGTTTGCAGCTGTTAGGGGCATTCAGCAGATAACTCCTGTTAAAAACAGCATAATATTTATTTTACCAGTATCAATTATATCACTATGTTGGGGAATTATAATGTCACCCAATATATCAGAACATATAGAAGTTGCTGTAAAATATTTTCCATATAATTTATCCACGCCCTTATTTGTAGCATTACCCTTTATATTGTTCATTGTCAGTTTTATACGTACAAAAAAATATAAAGTGATGTAG
- a CDS encoding DeoR/GlpR family DNA-binding transcription regulator has protein sequence MKSNRIKNLEEYILKHESVSLDHLCEVFSISKNTLRRDINELAKKGTIKKVYGGVEASETSKKNLNNLISFEERNIKNNNEKIRIAKFAASFVEDGDIIFIDSGTTTLHIIEFLKDRKDVTILTNNINAIVNALPSPNLNVICLGGNLIRKTNSFEGIHNFTTFKDYNINKAFMAATGVSILNGATNSSPLEYEIKKSIVNKSDEVYLLVNSSKFNVSALMTYCSLKEIDHFITDSEPPKEYVEYFNENNIKFTVAE, from the coding sequence ATGAAATCTAATAGAATTAAAAATTTAGAAGAATATATATTAAAACATGAATCTGTTTCTCTAGATCATCTTTGTGAAGTATTTAGTATATCAAAAAATACTTTACGTCGTGATATAAATGAGCTTGCAAAAAAGGGAACTATAAAAAAAGTTTATGGTGGCGTTGAAGCAAGTGAAACTTCTAAGAAAAATCTTAATAATTTAATATCTTTTGAGGAAAGAAATATTAAAAATAATAATGAGAAAATAAGAATTGCCAAATTTGCTGCTTCTTTTGTAGAAGATGGAGATATAATTTTTATAGATTCCGGAACTACTACTCTTCACATAATTGAATTTCTTAAAGATAGAAAAGATGTAACTATACTTACAAATAATATAAATGCTATTGTAAATGCCTTACCATCTCCCAATTTAAATGTAATATGCCTTGGAGGAAATCTTATAAGAAAAACAAATTCCTTTGAAGGAATACACAACTTTACTACCTTTAAAGATTATAACATAAATAAAGCCTTTATGGCTGCAACAGGAGTCTCCATATTAAACGGTGCTACAAATTCTTCCCCTTTAGAATATGAAATAAAAAAAAGTATAGTTAATAAAAGTGATGAAGTATATCTGTTAGTTAATTCATCTAAATTTAACGTTTCAGCTCTTATGACTTATTGTTCCTTAAAAGAAATAGATCATTTTATAACAGATTCAGAGCCTCCAAAAGAATATGTGGAATATTTTAATGAAAATAATATAAAATTCACTGTAGCAGAATAA
- a CDS encoding iron-containing alcohol dehydrogenase encodes MANLFVIPKYIFTGKDALNLASDNIKKLGKKALIVTDDMMVKLGSVKRLTDLLDSISVNYEIYSKVNSEPTDKMVSEGIEIYKNDNCNFLIAVGGGSPIDTMKAIGAMITNTGKITDYLGKVIPNDPPPLVTIPTTAGTGSEATQFTIIADTEKNIKMLLKGPNLMSTIAIVDPVFTSTAPPKVTAATGIDALTHAIESYTSRKAQPMSNIFALSAVKRIFKNLLRAYKNGDDMTARTELSIAALEAGIAFNNASVTIVHGMSRPIGALYHVPHGLSNAMLLSECLKFALLGAPEKFCDLASEIGGYKEGMSYIQAGKVFVGEVEKLCKSLDIQTLEEFGVNKGLFFKNLDKMTEDALASGSPQNTMRIPSSEDIKDIYKALWK; translated from the coding sequence ATGGCTAATTTGTTTGTAATACCTAAATATATATTTACAGGTAAAGATGCATTAAATCTTGCCTCAGACAATATAAAAAAACTTGGTAAAAAAGCATTAATTGTTACAGATGATATGATGGTGAAACTTGGCAGTGTAAAAAGATTAACAGATTTATTAGATTCAATTTCAGTTAATTACGAAATTTATAGTAAGGTAAATAGTGAACCAACGGATAAAATGGTTAGTGAAGGAATTGAAATTTATAAAAATGATAATTGTAATTTTTTAATAGCTGTTGGTGGAGGAAGTCCTATTGACACTATGAAAGCTATAGGTGCTATGATAACGAATACAGGAAAAATAACTGATTATTTGGGTAAGGTGATACCCAATGATCCACCACCATTAGTTACCATTCCAACTACTGCAGGAACTGGTTCTGAAGCAACTCAGTTTACAATAATAGCGGATACAGAAAAAAATATTAAAATGCTTCTAAAAGGACCTAATCTAATGTCAACTATAGCAATTGTAGATCCGGTATTTACTTCAACAGCACCACCTAAAGTAACAGCGGCAACAGGTATTGATGCATTAACTCATGCTATAGAGTCTTATACTTCAAGAAAAGCTCAGCCCATGTCAAATATTTTTGCACTTTCAGCAGTAAAGCGTATATTTAAAAATTTATTGAGAGCCTATAAAAATGGAGATGACATGACAGCAAGGACGGAATTATCTATAGCAGCTTTAGAAGCTGGAATAGCTTTTAATAATGCTTCTGTAACAATAGTACATGGAATGAGTAGACCCATAGGAGCACTTTATCATGTACCCCATGGATTGTCTAATGCCATGCTGCTCAGTGAATGTTTAAAATTTGCACTTTTAGGTGCTCCAGAAAAATTTTGTGATTTAGCTAGTGAGATAGGGGGTTATAAAGAGGGGATGAGTTATATCCAGGCAGGAAAAGTTTTTGTAGGTGAAGTGGAGAAACTTTGTAAGAGTCTTGATATACAAACCTTGGAAGAATTTGGAGTAAACAAAGGCCTCTTCTTCAAAAATTTAGATAAGATGACGGAAGATGCCTTAGCTAGTGGAAGTCCACAAAATACTATGAGAATTCCAAGCAGTGAGGATATAAAAGACATATATAAAGCTTTATGGAAATAA